A genomic region of Zygotorulaspora mrakii chromosome 7, complete sequence contains the following coding sequences:
- the HRT3 gene encoding SCF ubiquitin ligase complex subunit HRT3 (similar to Saccharomyces cerevisiae HRT3 (YLR097C); ancestral locus Anc_8.281), which translates to MIEQNLQDDCFQIADSNCHEAIVTWEKGALKEKQGSMTDAIRFYRQALKLHDNVEKLYREKVQKDWKLQKQLQELKLEQDKGSTHDDLDNDSKTFDIKNEEEIEKQELPPCWLFEMLPDDVILRIVAHTVLVSGTAWINLSLTCAKFNELCFHNSAPFKTFASYMYSRQNYEKAAPTLEFDRNWGCDYQKMLKERPYVHFEGIYISTVNYLRHGANAEGSSSLINPIHMITYYRYFRFYPDGYCLRLLTTEDPTQVVNHFSRKSPPKDSGLSRWTLRVVDGVGTLEICRTSEKYSFTEEFEIRNRANRRHQKLKWLHSTVIDRNNNVSECSLRNEKPFFFSKVKSYADHD; encoded by the coding sequence ATGATAGAACAAAATTTGCAAGATGATTGTTTCCAAATAGCTGATTCGAATTGTCATGAAGCCATAGTGACTTGGGAGAAGGGAGCcttgaaggaaaaacaaGGGTCGATGACTGATGCAATTAGATTCTATAGACAAGCACTAAAGTTACATGATAATGTCGAAAAATTGTATCGTGAGAAAGTGCAAAAAGACTGGAAATTGCAGAAGCAGCTGCAAGAGCTGAAACTAGAACAAGACAAGGGTTCGACACATGATGACCTTGATAACGATTCCAAGACttttgatatcaagaaTGAAGAGGAGATTGAGAAGCAAGAGCTACCGCCCTGTTGGTTATTCGAAATGCTTCCGGACGATGTCATTTTACGTATTGTAGCACACACCGTTTTGGTTTCTGGAACAGCATGGATAAATCTGTCATTGACTTGTGCGAAGTTCAATGAATTATGTTTCCACAACTCAGCTCCTTTTAAAACTTTTGCATCGTACATGTATTCAAGACAGAATTACGAAAAAGCAGCGCCAACACTTGAATTTGACAGAAATTGGGGTTGTGACTATCAAAAAATGCTGAAGGAAAGACCATACGTTCATTTTGAAGGTATTTATATCAGCACCGTAAATTACCTTAGACACGGAGCAAATGCAGAAGGATCCTCATCTCTAATCAACCCAATACACATGATAACGTACTATCGATATTTCAGATTTTATCCGGATGGATACTGTTTAAGACTTTTGACTACTGAAGATCCAACTCAGGTGGTAAACCATTTCTCCCGGAAATCTCCACCAAAAGATAGTGGGTTATCGAGATGGACATTGCGTGTAGTGGATGGAGTTGGAACTCTTGAAATCTGCAGGacatctgaaaaatattcGTTCACAGAAGAGTTTGAGATACGTAACCGAGCCAACAGAAGGcatcaaaagttgaagTGGCTGCATTCCACAGTAATCGATAGAAATAACAACGTATCCGAATGTTCATTGAGGAACGAAAAacccttttttttctcaaaagtgAAATCATATGCAGACCATGATTAG
- the ECM18 gene encoding alpha/beta hydrolase family protein (similar to Saccharomyces cerevisiae ECM18 (YDR125C) and ICT1 (YLR099C); ancestral locus Anc_8.284) — MLSQVHERLFGTFVISLLLLEPLPWDRHFRRGGFDAQCIKEHRMSNSSIRGARVAKNHMYICRQTVYIRQAFRAFGTFGSRYSSQGKEFNRVFRLEREMTKEEKETEAGIMAWLSQWNRCKREEQLKDFEDRIMETVEVAGTKENSMKFNEINEWHFHNAAATDITTPTLLIHGYAASSMAYYRSFSKLTQKIRDLYAIDLPSFGVSAEVPLVLNPDKLLPLKLKHLDEDKFKIPYVIDSLKTKLAIQQVEDYYVDSIERWRKENKIDKFNLVGHSFGGYISFKYAIKYPDSVLNLCLLSPLGVESNVHSVNNDLQNDTVYNFHYEDFSSKFYNKRREIPSFIFNNQSDVLRWMGPVGARLCWGYVNSAYKAIPTMEYKQYVFELLYGKGGIPKTARTTFTKLFTRNLLARDPIMDSLRQLRAKKVLLVYGDHDWMNKYAGALMVKRLNEMRNNTSAEYIEVPDAGHNLFLQNPNYFSSSLTKFLAKE; from the coding sequence ATGCTATCACAAGTTCATGAAAGATTGTTTGGCACTTTTGTTATCTCTTTACTTTTACTGGAACCTCTTCCGTGGGATCGCCATTTTCGAAGAGGCGGTTTCGATGCACAGTGCATAAAAGAACACAGGATGTCTAATAGCAGTATAAGAGGTGCCCGAGTGGCAAAAAATCATATGTACATCTGCAGACAGACAGTATATATTAGGCAAGCATTTAGAGCTTTTGGGACGTTCGGTTCAAGATATAGCTCGCAGGGAAAAGAGTTCAATAGAGTATTTCGGTTGGAAAGAGAGATGACCAAGGAGGAAAAAGAGACTGAGGCAGGAATAATGGCGTGGTTATCACAGTGGAACCGTTGTAAACGGGAGGAGCAGTTGAAAGATTTCGAGGATCGAATCATGGAAACAGTAGAAGTGGCAGGCACAAAAGAGAATTCTatgaaattcaatgaaattaATGAGTGGCATTTTCATAATGCAGCCGCTACTGATATAACAACACCGACTCTTTTGATTCACGGATATGCGGCCTCGTCAATGGCATACTACAGGTCCTTCAGCAAACTGACACAGAAGATAAGAGATCTTTATGCAATCGATTTACCCTCTTTTGGCGTATCAGCCGAGGTACCACTTGTTCTTAATCCGGATAAGCTGCTGCCACTCAAATTGAAGCATTTGGATGaagataaattcaaaataccATATGTGATTGATTCGCTGAAAACCAAGCTAGCCATTCAGCAAGTTGAGGATTATTATGTAGACAGTATTGAGAGATGGAGGAAAGAGAACAAGattgataaattcaatctTGTGGGCCATTCTTTTGGTGGGTACATATCTTTCAAGTATGCGATCAAGTATCCCGACAGTGTTTTAAATCTCTGCCTTCTGTCACCTTTGGGTGTAGAGAGTAATGTCCATTCTGTCAACAAcgatcttcaaaatgataCGGTGTATAATTTCCATTACGAAGATTTTTCCTCAAAGTTCTACAATAAGAGAAGAGAAATTCCCAGCTTCATATTCAATAATCAATCAGATGTATTAAGATGGATGGGCCCTGTGGGTGCAAGACTTTGTTGGGGTTATGTGAATTCTGCCTACAAAGCAATACCAACGATGGAATACAAACAATACGTCTTTGAGTTGTTGTATGGAAAGGGCGGAATACCCAAAACGGCAAGAACTACATTCACTAAACTTTTCACTAGGAATCTCCTCGCTAGAGATCCTATAATGGATTCACTGAGGCAATTGCGTGCCAAAAAAGTGTTGCTTGTGTATGGCGATCATGATTGGATGAACAAATATGCCGGTGCCCTGATGGTGAAGCGTCTTAATGAGATGAGAAATAACACCAGCGCCGAGTATATCGAAGTTCCAGATGCAGGCCATAATCTGTTCTTACAAAATCCAAATTATTTCAGTTCCTCACTAACAAAATTCTTGGCCAAAGAATGA
- the INO2 gene encoding Ino2p (similar to Saccharomyces cerevisiae INO2 (YDR123C); ancestral locus Anc_8.280): MDSLSGTGVFDLFNLDNGDDIDFETAYKMISNFDDEMVLPKMNFVEFTEIGLSGTLPSMSHLAPGVEEPQEQNQQENEHREDGGQHEDIKSWIHNDKIHEPGFDKNQVSSSRTMVDIRSSSARPELLSTYESNAIEHFLDNLISQDEGSTTTAPCRTCESDLQVPHIGVDKSLEELVPPMAKTSTRERKESFDVYVAPVVQIPDITISDSEAPAHLAHDPRPLRKWKHVEVERSRRNCIKKTFEELISLTKYPRGENNKIVKSSSDKRVPKHTLLAFIVEDMKSILQANEQLLLLLEESKGNTGRKGEHH; the protein is encoded by the coding sequence ATGGACTCACTTTCAGGGACAGGTGTATTCGATCTGTTTAATCTCGACAATGGTGATGACATTGATTTCGAGACAGCATACAAGATGATAAGTAACTTTGACGACGAAATGGTGCTTCCGAAGATGAATTTCGTGGAGTTTACGGAAATTGGTCTCAGTGGCACTTTGCCATCAATGTCGCACCTGGCACCAGGGGTGGAAGAACCGCAGGAGCAGAACCAACAGGAAAATGAGCACCGGGAGGATGGGGGCCAGCATGAAGATATTAAATCATGGATACATAACGATAAAATCCATGAGCCTGGCTTCGATAAAAATCAAGTCTCATCTTCAAGAACAATGGTTGACATACGCTCGTCCTCAGCAAGGCCTGAACTTCTTAGCACATATGAATCCAATGCTATCGAACACTTTTTGGACAATCTGATATCACAAGATGAGGGTTCAACCACAACAGCACCGTGCAGAACTTGTGAGAGCGATCTCCAAGTGCCCCATATTGGAGTTGACAAATCGTTAGAAGAACTTGTACCGCCAATGGCGAAGACAAGCACaagagagagaaaagagTCATTTGATGTATATGTAGCGCCTGTTGTTCAGATACCTGACATTACGATCTCAGACTCGGAAGCTCCAGCACATTTGGCCCACGATCCACGGCCGTTGAGAAAGTGGAAGCACGTCGAAGTTGAAAGGTCGAGACGAAATTGTATAAAGaagacttttgaagaattgatttcattgaCGAAATATCCACGAGGCGAGAACAATAAAATAGTCAAGTCTTCTTCCGATAAAAGAGTACCGAAACATACACTTTTAGCTTTCATTGTAGAGGATATGAAATCAATTTTGCAGGCGAATGAGCAATTACTTCTTTTATTGGAGGAATCTAAGGGTAACACAGGACGAAAAGGGGAACATCATTAG
- the MIM2 gene encoding Mim2p (similar to Saccharomyces cerevisiae YLR099W-A; ancestral locus Anc_8.285), whose protein sequence is MNHAMAESRSYGSPIVMERIPVDEWPSDQADGMQEEIDDDAAYDDDYDTEYSSDEIDDIYESQLLDAQQQWDESIQQLNKVLNWVLLPIIGKFMGRRVAKTIWQRVMEQWWR, encoded by the coding sequence ATGAATCATGCAATGGCAGAAAGCAGATCCTATGGCTCCCCGATTGTGATGGAACGCATTCCAGTAGATGAATGGCCCAGTGACCAGGCAGACGGAATGCAAGAGGAAATTGATGACGATGCAGCCtacgatgatgattatGACACGGAGTATTCTTCCGATGAGATAGATGATATATATGAGTCGCAACTGCTGGATGCGCAGCAGCAATGGGATGAATCTATCCAACAACTAAACAAGGTGCTCAATTGGGTGCTACTGCCGATAATAGGAAAATTTATGGGGAGAAGAGTGGCCAAGACTATATGGCAGCGCGTTATGGAACAATGGTGGCGATGA
- a CDS encoding uncharacterized protein (similar to Saccharomyces cerevisiae YDR124W; ancestral locus Anc_8.282), with the protein MLLQMNKFMHLMVTLQQEGYEFSVFVRKGDRFAKDRNNKLSDVYLDPITESLVSPDIWDSIGNDSVADHSQIPSQETHDYKTFKLAVDRPSQVEKYVESALKLLRQVPCKVIAKVWIKIIEPKKKTKYPYIKGDSTKPSWWPNDVEHKEPDHLRKPDRLRLLCAIIIKILPQTGDLKILQDLKDSTFALSILKNEPEKRAILCNLFDICKNLLINYSGELKTMDVINLGALKSSQRVINIMHNKKYEIPDHGPIFLPEVSDEENSSCASQECKLDAYDIKNMSESMLLDVLVENDPDLHEYLNHFDAEDNA; encoded by the coding sequence ATGCTTTTACAAATGAACAAGTTTATGCATTTGATGGTCACACTACAGCAGGAAGGCTATGAGTTTTCTGTATTTGTTAGAAAAGGAGACAGGTTTGCTAAAGATCGCAATAACAAGCTTTCAGATGTGTATTTAGATCCGATAACCGAAAGTCTTGTATCGCCCGATATTTGGGACTCGATAGGGAATGACTCTGTAGCAGACCATAGTCAGATACCATCGCAAGAAACGCATGATTACAAAACCTTCAAACTTGCCGTTGATAGACCCTCACAGGTGGAAAAGTATGTGGAAAGTGCGTTGAAGCTCTTGAGACAGGTTCCATGTAAGGTGATCGCCAAGGTTTGGATTAAGATCATTGAACCCAAGAAAAAGACGAAATATCCGTACATCAAAGGTGATTCTACGAAACCGTCGTGGTGGCCGAACGATGTGGAGCATAAGGAGCCAGATCATCTCAGGAAGCCTGATAGACTGAGACTACTGTGTGCAATCATTATCAAAATCCTTCCTCAAACAGGTGATCTTAAGATTTTGCaggatttgaaagattcGACTTTTGCATTATCCATCCTCAAGAACGAGCCTGAAAAAAGGGCAATTCTATGTAATCTATTTGATATCTGCAAAAATCTCCTGATCAATTATTCGGGGGAATTGAAAACTATGGACGTGATAAATCTGGGAGCTCTGAAATCCAGTCAACGTGTCATAAACATTATGCATAATAAGAAGTATGAAATTCCTGATCATGGTCCTATTTTTCTGCCAGAAGTTTCGGATGAAGAGAATAGTAGCTGTGCTTCGCAAGAATGTAAATTAGACGCATatgatattaaaaatatgTCAGAAAGTATGCTACTTGATGTGTTGGTGGAGAATGATCCAGATTTGCATGAATACTTAAATCATTTCGATGCGGAAGATAATGCATAA
- the KIN1 gene encoding serine/threonine protein kinase KIN1 (similar to Saccharomyces cerevisiae KIN1 (YDR122W) and KIN2 (YLR096W); ancestral locus Anc_8.279), protein MPTTNDYLVNTQFKMGGDDSIPAVTPAPVAPATARMKGGKQQMSPTGSPQTPLMPAAEVSGMSEGQNSITSDPQSQVQAQSQPQRNGRPRAMEPKQFHRKSLGDWDFLETVGAGSMGKVKLAKHHYTNEVCAIKIVNRATKAFLHKEQSLPPPQNEQEMLERQKKLEKEISRDKRTIREASLGQILYHPHICRLFEMCTMSNHFYMLFEYVSGGQLLDYIIQHGSLREHHARTFARGVASALQYLHANNIVHRDLKIENIMISTSGEIKIIDFGLSNLFDSRKQLHTFCGSLYFAAPELLKASPYIGPEVDVWSFGVVLYVLVCGKVPFDDENSSVLHEKIKQGKVEYPQHLSIEVISLLSKMLVVDPKRRASLKQVVEHHWMIRGFDFPAPSYVPNRIPLTTEMLDINVVKEMFRLEFVDDIDETIKFLQKIIKEDTYVKLSQQYWATLTSLNARNVSPSNDINRTMTMESGNLAATNSPSAVYADKSFEDPTRAYHPLLSIYYLVDEMLRRKLVKLQKKQQQQQIQQQQQQQQQQEIQQQQNIQRLERPIETPQGFKRLPQGAQIPIPQINQPNVTENITNTNNTTLDAPRNMANPPIASSQRRLQVLVPPKLAIPEQAHTSPTAKKSIDDQTEPEYVLSPIPQASDYQQRSSSPISMDTSEKPKFGNIFRKLSQRRSKQQQPQQQEQQTQLQKPIRLPETAQPVPQVRRPQIEVSNEDGKSLPKTHSRAVSECTPASMKVPIFGEPSVSRPLNTIRSPTRSASQKQNSELPALPLNAESLVKQQREKQGLSPEDTETTLTTNKLIPSEGQDESKPLPPLNVTKGRKLHPSARAKSVGHTRREYSKYMRPPVSADISPEEYAEHGILGYGDDNKAVDDLSNGGGSTSPSALVSSLGMTTGHSSTTETVHIKPYNEELTDEQILEEASKAPPGSMPSIDYPRSLFLKGFFSVQTTSSKPLPIVRYKIIHVLKQKHIQFKEVKGGFVCIQKLSIHNAKETEAPRQQQQQAGWNAASPVHGRSNSRHGSLRLHGVNKYSQTNALSSPLPNNGMKHERNLSIVSSPHQSNMSGELSSASLESMNQDDILTTSRVHDMNKKEIDGEISGAIERPPIKFEIHIVKVRIVGLAGVHFKKMSGNTWMYKELASEILRDLNL, encoded by the coding sequence ATGCCAACGACCAACGACTACCTTGTCAATACTCAGTTTAAAATGGGTGGCGATGATTCAATTCCAGCCGTAACACCAGCACCTGTAGCGCCGGCTACTGCAAGGATGAAGGGCGGTAAGCAACAAATGTCTCCTACAGGCTCGCCACAAACCCCATTGATGCCAGCCGCAGAAGTGTCGGGAATGAGCGAAGGgcaaaattcaataacCTCAGACCCTCAATCGCAGGTGCAGGCGCAATCACAACCACAGAGGAATGGAAGACCTCGTGCCATGGAGCCAAAACAGTTTCATAGAAAATCCCTTGGTGACTGGGATTTTTTAGAGACGGTTGGAGCAGGCTCTATGGGTAAAGTAAAACTGGCTAAGCATCACTATACCAACGAAGTTTGTGCAATAAAAATTGTTAATAGGGCTACGAAGGCGTTTCTTCACAAAGAGCAGTCTTTACCTCCACCACAGAATGAACAAGAAATGTTAGAGAGgcagaaaaaattggaaaaggaaatttCTCGCGATAAAAGAACTATTAGGGAGGCCTCATTAGGGCAAATTCTTTATCATCCACATATCTGTAGATTGTTCGAAATGTGCACAATGTCcaatcatttttatatgCTTTTTGAGTATGTTTCAGGTGGACAATTACTTGATTATATTATTCAACACGGCTCATTAAGGGAGCATCATGCTAGAACGTTTGCAAGAGGTGTAGCCAGTGCTTTGCAATACCTACATGCCAATAACATTGTACACAGAGatttaaaaattgaaaatataaTGATATCCACGTCAGGTGAAATCAAGATTATCGACTTCGGTCTGTCAAATTTATTTGATTCAAGGAAGCAGTTACATACATTTTGTGGGTCTTTATATTTCGCTGCCCCCGAACTTCTAAAAGCTTCGCCCTATATAGGACCAGAAGTTGACGTTTGGTCATTTGGTGTAGTACTATATGTCCTAGTTTGTGGCAAAGTTCCATTCGATGACGAAAACTCAAGCGTCCtccatgaaaaaattaagCAAGGCAAAGTTGAATATCCTCAGCATCTCTCCATAGAGGTAATATCTTTATTATCGAAAATGCTTGTGGTCGATCCAAAACGAAGAGCATCATTAAAACAAGTGGTAGAGCATCATTGGATGATTAGAGGTTTTGATTTCCCAGCACCGTCCTATGTTCCGAATAGAATTCCTTTGACAACTGAGATGCTTGATATTAATGTTGTGAAGGAAATGTTCCGCTTAGAATTCgtagatgatattgatgaaaccATAAAATTCTTAcaaaaaattataaaagAGGACACGTATGTTAAACTGTCTCAACAGTATTGGGCTACTTTGACTAGCCTCAATGCACGTAATGTGAGCCCTAGTAATGACATTAATAGAACAATGACAATGGAGTCTGGTAACTTAGCAGCCACGAATTCTCCCAGTGCAGTGTATGCCgataaatcatttgaagatCCTACGCGAGCTTATCATCCACTACTGTCAATTTATTATTTGGTAGATGAGATGTTGAGACGTAAATTAGTGAAACTACAAAagaaacaacaacagcagcaaatacagcaacaacaacagcagcaacagcagcaagaaatacaacaacaacaaaatattcaaagattAGAGCGACCAATCGAAACGCCGCAAGGCTTTAAACGTTTACCTCAGGGAGCTCAAATTCCGATACCGCAAATAAATCAACCCAATGTTACCGAAAACATTACAAATACCAATAATACAACTCTCGATGCCCCTCGAAATATGGCAAATCCTCCTATCGCTAGTAGTCAAAGGCGGCTGCAGGTGCTTGTACCACCTAAATTGGCCATACCAGAACAAGCACACACTTCACCTACAGCGAAGAAAAGCATCGACGATCAAACAGAACCGGAATACGTATTGTCACCCATACCTCAAGCAAGTGATTACCAACAGAGGAGCTCGTCTCCAATTAGCATGGATACTTCTGAGAAaccaaaatttggaaatataTTCAGAAAGTTGTCTCAACGTCGTAGcaagcagcagcagccaCAACAGCAAGAGCAGCAAACACAGTTACAGAAACCAATTCGGTTACCAGAAACAGCACAGCCTGTGCCGCAGGTGAGACGCCCTCAAATTGAAGTTTCAAATGAAGACGGTAAGAGTTTGCCAAAAACGCACTCTCGTGCTGTGTCAGAATGTACACCTGCTTCAATGAAGGTTCCAATTTTTGGGGAACCCAGTGTGTCGAGACCTTTGAACACTATAAGATCTCCTACGAGATCTGCATCACAAAAGCAGAACTCAGAACTACCTGCTTTACCTCTCAATGCCGAAAGCCTGGTGAAACAGCAACGTGAAAAGCAAGGTTTAAGTCCAGAGGATACGGAAACTACATTGACAACAAATAAGTTGATACCATCCGAAGGTCAAGATGAAAGCAAACCGCTACCGCCTCTGAACGTCACAAAAGGCCGGAAGTTACATCCAAGTGCTAGAGCCAAATCAGTTGGACATACGCGCCGTGAATATTCGAAGTATATGAGACCACCGGTGTCTGCTGATATCTCGCCGGAAGAGTATGCTGAACATGGGATTTTAGGATACGGTGACGACAATAAGGCTGTAGATGATCTATCTAATGGTGGAGGTAGTACTTCTCCAAGTGCATTAGTTTCATCCTTGGGAATGACAACGGGGCATTCCAGCACTACTGAAACTGTCCATATTAAACCATATAATGAAGAGCTAACGGATGAACAAATTCTCGAAGAGGCATCAAAAGCGCCACCTGGCTCAATGCCATCTATCGATTACCCGAGgtcattatttttaaagGGTTTCTTTTCGGTGCAGACTACTTCATCCAAGCCATTGCCGATTGTGAGATATAAGATCATTCACGTACTGAAGCAGAAGCATATACAATTCAAAGAGGTTAAAGGAGGGTTTGTTTGCATTCAAAAACTATCCATTCACAATGCGAAAGAAACAGAGGCACCACgacaacagcaacaacaagcaGGGTGGAATGCTGCGTCTCCTGTTCATGGAAGGTCTAACTCACGACATGGATCACTCAGACTCCATGGAGTGAATAAATATTCTCAAACAAATGCTTTGTCGTCCCCACTACCCAATAATGGCATGAAGCACGAGAGAAATTTATCTATTGTTTCATCGCCGCATCAGAGCAACATGTCAGGAGAACTGTCTTCAGCCTCTTTGGAGTCAATGAACCAGGATGATATTTTAACAACATCAAGAGTCCACGATATGAAtaagaaagaaatagatGGCGAGATTTCAGGCGCAATAGAAAGGCCCCCTATaaagtttgaaattcatATTGTTAAGGTTCGTATTGTAGGTCTAGCTGGTGTTCATTTCAAGAAGATGTCAGGAAACACGTGGATGTACAAAGAATTGGCATCTGAAATATTAAGAGATTTGAATTTGTAG
- the SWF1 gene encoding palmitoyltransferase SWF1 (similar to Saccharomyces cerevisiae SWF1 (YDR126W); ancestral locus Anc_8.286) → MIGLFLVGVTVLQVVVLLLSPSYKDLFPFSIYYKYVFKPLLQDNQRYRWKFYVVPGFYFGLYGFIVHQLGKFVLPAVSQRLFIFEKVLVLPLLIIVTPLLGWLSMVVAPYNSADNLTAVQEYPYDYLLYYPNVKCRTCRVAKPARSRHCSLCGVCVLVADHHCIWVNNCIGKGNYQYFYGFLFANTISMIYGFLRMVHITITRDEVTQKYPKSITLFTILCGSFAVICGVFTFMQLDLVRNGMTTNEKDKWFTLHDILREGRLVATPDNRWFIKSVSSPESEDTIDNDANQFYSTNPYDPVPSSLDNYRVLTDTSEILNIYDSGSLMANFTKLCT, encoded by the coding sequence ATGATAGGTCTTTTCCTCGTGGGAGTGACCGTTTTGCAGGTTGTGGTGCTGCTGTTGTCACCTTCTTACAAAGATCTGTTCCCCTTTTCCATATACTACAAGTACGTTTTCAAACCACTTTTGCAAGATAACCAGCGATATCGGTGGAAGTTTTACGTTGTTCCAGGATTCTACTTTGGTTTGTATGGATTTATTGTACATCAACTTGGCAAATTTGTGCTACCAGCTGTGAGTCAGCGGCtattcatatttgaaaaagttctgGTCCTTCCTCTGCTGATCATTGTAACGCCGCTTTTGGGGTGGCTCAGTATGGTCGTTGCCCCATACAACTCGGCGGATAACCTAACAGCAGTACAAGAATATCCCTATGACTACCTGCTGTATTATCCTAATGTCAAATGCCGCACATGTCGAGTGGCCAAGCCTGCACGCTCCCGTCATTGTAGTCTGTGTGGAGTTTGTGTGCTTGTAGCTGATCATCATTGTATTTGGGTGAACAATTGCATTGGTAAGGGAAATTACCAATATTTTTATGGTTTCTTGTTTGCGAACACGATATCGATGATTTACGGCTTTCTGAGAATGGTACACATAACCATAACAAGAGATGAGGTGACCCAAAAGTATCCCAAAAGTATCACCCTCTTCACTATTCTCTGCGGAAGCTTTGCAGTAATTTGCGGAGTTTTTACCTTCATGCAACTTGATCTCGTGAGAAATGGTATGACCACAAATGAGAAGGACAAGTGGTTTACTCTACACGATATTCTCAGGGAGGGCCGATTAGTCGCTACTCCGGACAATCGTTGGTTCATCAAGTCGGTTTCGTCACCGGAATCAGAAGACACCATTGACAATGACGCAAATCAATTTTACAGCACGAACCCTTATGATCCGGTTCCAAGTTCTTTGGACAACTACAGAGTACTAACAGACACATCAGAGATCCTAAACATATATGATTCAGGCTCATTAATGGCTAATTTCACTAAACTCTGCACGTGA